A window of Halobellus sp. LT62 contains these coding sequences:
- a CDS encoding IclR family transcriptional regulator has protein sequence MSGKTIKSSVTTMRVINGLKELGGAKVTQLADYLDLTKPTVHHHLSTLVQEEYVVKEADTYYIGLRFLELGELARDRFKIHKVAKPEVEKLAEQTGELANVAVLEYGRVVYLYRARGSEAVNLDTYSGKRVQIHCTALGKAMLANLPQEQVDEILAENEFQAETDATITKRDEFLAELEEVRQQGVAFDREEAFSGLHCVAAPILDADGRAMGAISVSGPTSRLRGNQFSEDLPDMVTRAGNVIELNITYS, from the coding sequence ATGAGCGGGAAAACGATCAAATCGAGCGTGACCACGATGCGGGTAATCAACGGTCTGAAAGAACTCGGAGGGGCCAAAGTGACGCAGTTAGCCGATTATCTCGATCTCACGAAGCCCACCGTACACCACCATCTGAGTACGCTCGTTCAGGAGGAGTACGTCGTGAAGGAAGCGGACACATATTACATTGGGCTGCGGTTCCTCGAGTTGGGAGAGCTCGCCCGTGACCGTTTTAAAATACACAAAGTCGCGAAGCCGGAAGTCGAGAAACTGGCCGAACAGACCGGCGAACTCGCGAACGTGGCCGTACTCGAATACGGCCGAGTGGTGTATCTCTACCGAGCACGGGGGAGTGAAGCTGTGAATTTGGATACGTATTCGGGAAAGCGTGTGCAGATACACTGTACGGCACTCGGCAAAGCAATGCTTGCGAACCTTCCACAGGAACAGGTCGATGAGATCCTTGCAGAAAATGAATTCCAAGCCGAAACAGACGCGACAATAACCAAGCGGGACGAGTTCTTGGCAGAACTGGAAGAAGTCCGTCAGCAGGGGGTCGCCTTCGACAGAGAGGAGGCTTTCTCGGGTCTCCACTGCGTGGCCGCGCCGATCCTTGACGCCGACGGAAGAGCGATGGGGGCGATCAGTGTTTCGGGGCCGACGAGTCGCCTTCGCGGTAACCAGTTCTCCGAGGACTTGCCCGATATGGTGACCCGTGCTGGGAACGTCATCGAATTGAATATTACGTACTCGTAA
- a CDS encoding 3-isopropylmalate dehydratase translates to MSTAFLFGDNIDTDLIAPTTADEDKTLVELCMSGVDPSFHEKFGEGDVVVAGENFGCGSSRETAPLSLRRLGADAIIASSFARIFYRNAINIGLPVFEIADATAKFSQGDDVVVDRSNGVISNESSGISYSAPSHPAFLEEIIDAGGLIEYGNRKIDRRDGHSE, encoded by the coding sequence ATGAGCACGGCGTTTCTCTTCGGCGACAACATCGACACGGATCTGATCGCACCGACGACGGCGGACGAGGACAAGACGCTGGTCGAGTTGTGTATGAGCGGCGTCGATCCCTCTTTTCACGAGAAGTTCGGCGAGGGCGATGTCGTCGTCGCCGGAGAGAACTTCGGCTGTGGTTCATCCCGCGAGACGGCCCCGCTCTCGCTACGCCGACTCGGAGCCGACGCGATAATCGCGTCGTCCTTCGCACGGATTTTTTATCGAAACGCGATTAACATCGGGCTGCCCGTATTCGAGATTGCGGACGCGACAGCAAAATTTTCTCAGGGCGACGACGTAGTTGTGGACCGATCGAACGGGGTGATCTCGAACGAATCGAGTGGAATAAGCTACTCTGCCCCATCCCATCCGGCGTTTCTCGAAGAGATCATCGATGCGGGGGGACTGATCGAATACGGGAACCGCAAAATCGACCGTCGAGATGGACACTCCGAGTAG
- a CDS encoding aconitase/3-isopropylmalate dehydratase large subunit family protein has product MSTVAEKTLSQKIKGTVTPGDIVEVPIDFTSGHEFSLPPAIDEFERINVDTVFDPDSVAVIPDHLTPSPNQRAITLYNRCKEFAMKHNTLFYPQGTQSQEHVHIPEEGLITPGDVMLAADSHSCTHGAIGVFGSGVGSTDMAYAMAFGELWLQVPDTVRFEFVGDPETWVSGKDLILAAIGRVGISGALNKAVEYGGPVVGDLPMDERFTMANMTIEMGGVTGFVDPDRRTRKYVDRRTDAEYQLHSPDPDADYALTYTIDCDDLEPQVAKPHQVSNVASLSELQDPEVQVDQAVIGSCTNGREADLRTAAKVLSGNTVDADVRLIITPGSQRLERLCIEEGLTETFLEAGATMENPGCGACFGMRTGALGPGEVAVSTTNRNVRGRMGHRSSEVYLASPAVAAASAVTGRLTHPSEVA; this is encoded by the coding sequence ATGTCAACTGTTGCCGAAAAGACTCTCTCACAGAAGATCAAGGGCACCGTCACGCCGGGTGATATCGTCGAGGTGCCGATCGATTTTACGTCCGGCCACGAGTTCTCGTTGCCGCCCGCAATCGATGAATTCGAGCGGATAAACGTCGATACCGTATTCGACCCCGACAGCGTCGCGGTTATTCCCGATCATCTCACCCCGTCGCCGAACCAACGGGCGATAACGTTGTACAACCGATGTAAGGAGTTCGCAATGAAACATAATACGCTGTTTTACCCCCAAGGCACCCAGAGTCAAGAGCACGTCCACATCCCCGAGGAGGGCCTGATCACCCCCGGCGACGTGATGCTCGCCGCGGACAGCCACTCGTGTACCCATGGGGCGATCGGCGTGTTCGGGTCCGGAGTCGGAAGTACCGATATGGCGTATGCGATGGCGTTTGGCGAACTGTGGCTCCAAGTCCCGGACACTGTCAGGTTCGAGTTCGTCGGTGACCCCGAAACGTGGGTAAGTGGCAAGGACCTTATTTTGGCCGCGATCGGGAGGGTCGGGATCAGCGGGGCACTCAACAAAGCCGTAGAATACGGCGGCCCTGTCGTCGGTGATCTGCCGATGGATGAGCGGTTTACGATGGCAAATATGACGATCGAGATGGGGGGCGTCACGGGATTCGTCGATCCTGACCGGCGGACGAGAAAGTACGTCGACCGCAGGACCGACGCGGAGTATCAGCTCCACAGTCCGGATCCAGATGCCGACTACGCGTTAACGTACACGATCGATTGCGACGACCTAGAACCGCAGGTGGCGAAACCCCACCAAGTATCGAACGTCGCGTCACTCTCGGAGCTTCAAGATCCCGAGGTCCAAGTCGACCAAGCGGTGATCGGATCGTGCACGAACGGTCGCGAGGCGGACCTCCGCACCGCGGCGAAGGTCCTCTCGGGGAATACGGTCGATGCGGACGTGCGTCTGATCATCACCCCCGGATCACAGCGACTCGAACGGCTGTGCATCGAAGAGGGGCTCACGGAGACGTTCCTAGAAGCCGGTGCGACGATGGAGAATCCCGGATGCGGAGCGTGTTTCGGTATGCGGACGGGGGCCCTCGGTCCGGGTGAGGTAGCCGTATCAACGACGAACCGGAACGTCCGCGGGCGGATGGGCCATCGGTCGAGCGAGGTATACCTCGCCAGTCCAGCGGTCGCAGCCGCGAGCGCGGTCACGGGGCGGCTAACCCATCCGTCGGAGGTGGCATAA
- a CDS encoding UGSC family (seleno)protein, which yields MDIKNPLGATASGDPSELHALSPRIDELHGKHVGLYDNAKLAAEPVLEVLRERIDELYDDITFSYYSMEHLNYAKDPEKLDEVREWARTEDLDACIAAIGDCGSCTKFLVWGVAAIEDAGVPTVGLVDPGFELDYQSNAVERQWPLRYNTKAVRSEVRDKDRIAERLTPEVLESIEAELTRPLSEKEQGVSPE from the coding sequence ATGGACATCAAGAATCCACTGGGCGCGACTGCGTCAGGTGATCCTTCGGAACTCCACGCGTTGTCGCCGCGTATCGATGAGCTACACGGAAAACACGTCGGTCTGTACGACAACGCGAAATTAGCGGCTGAACCCGTTCTTGAGGTGCTACGGGAACGAATCGACGAGCTGTACGACGACATAACGTTCAGTTACTACTCGATGGAGCACCTCAATTATGCGAAAGATCCCGAAAAGCTCGACGAAGTCCGCGAATGGGCGCGTACAGAAGATCTCGACGCGTGCATCGCCGCGATCGGCGATTGCGGCTCCTGTACGAAATTCCTCGTTTGGGGCGTCGCGGCCATCGAAGACGCCGGCGTTCCGACAGTCGGCCTCGTCGACCCCGGATTCGAGCTTGACTATCAGTCCAACGCCGTCGAACGCCAGTGGCCGCTCCGATACAACACGAAGGCAGTTCGTTCGGAAGTCCGTGATAAGGATCGCATCGCCGAACGGCTGACACCCGAGGTGCTCGAATCGATCGAAGCGGAACTGACTCGTCCGCTCTCAGAGAAGGAACAAGGCGTGTCGCCTGAGTAA
- a CDS encoding thioredoxin family protein, with translation MAENSTYASFVGRLAEANVFVSDAESQLSLTAEFAELRTQYADVADTLTRSERRTKLEEWNVDGAACALESIDTQVLANGMALEEQCSLERPSDYFLAARALGKILQPSTESGSWLSDKQVETEIDNGVPEGFIALSPDEIMSVIEENDVAIIYCWRQDCSPCDVMREQFEKLVSQDAIPVDVPLGAIYGPEATDLLSEQYDVSVAPTTLFCSNGSVESRIVGSANPEALRAEIGIVAEQSD, from the coding sequence ATGGCGGAGAACAGCACTTATGCATCGTTCGTCGGTCGACTCGCCGAAGCGAACGTGTTCGTGTCCGATGCCGAATCCCAGCTGAGCCTGACAGCGGAATTCGCCGAACTGAGGACGCAATATGCCGACGTAGCCGATACGTTGACTCGTTCAGAACGCCGCACCAAGTTGGAGGAGTGGAATGTCGACGGGGCCGCGTGTGCACTGGAGTCGATAGACACCCAAGTTCTGGCCAACGGGATGGCGCTCGAAGAGCAGTGCTCGCTGGAGCGGCCGAGCGACTACTTTCTCGCCGCGAGAGCGCTGGGCAAGATTCTTCAGCCAAGCACCGAATCCGGGTCGTGGCTTTCGGACAAACAGGTCGAGACCGAAATCGACAACGGCGTTCCGGAGGGTTTCATCGCCCTCTCGCCAGACGAGATTATGTCGGTGATCGAGGAAAACGACGTCGCCATAATCTACTGTTGGAGACAAGACTGTTCCCCCTGCGATGTGATGCGAGAACAGTTCGAAAAACTTGTCAGTCAAGACGCTATTCCGGTCGACGTGCCACTTGGAGCCATCTATGGGCCCGAAGCAACTGACTTGCTCTCCGAGCAGTACGATGTTTCAGTCGCCCCGACGACGTTGTTCTGCTCCAACGGCAGCGTCGAATCACGAATCGTCGGGTCGGCCAACCCAGAAGCACTTCGGGCGGAAATCGGAATCGTGGCCGAACAGTCCGACTGA
- a CDS encoding NAD(P)/FAD-dependent oxidoreductase, translated as MSKVHPDCPPSLGQAQRSSEYPLHRITRSVYASSFTLRNDTDKPLRVASLRDHRTGEIFFTSLPVFQILTVTYDLIIIGTGPAGLTAGMYAGRSGLDVLFFERESIGGDLVNRHKIRSYPGFPDGISGTELRSKLVAAAEQYESEVNLEAVESIEPGSPHEVQAASGTYEASAVILATGGREASLGVPGEEEYEGRGIFHCAACDGPLYRDERIAVVGGRNHALIDAVFLTKHASEVVMIDSNPELPADGTIVEEVSSHPDIELRTGTTVTEILGSDGLVDGVEVVDNDGDTEAIELSGVNVNVGIVPNTEFVAETVERNEDGQVVVDDRLETSVSGIFSAGDIRSGSPTEIAAATGDGVTALSAAKEYIVESADPR; from the coding sequence GTGTCTAAAGTCCATCCCGACTGTCCGCCGTCTCTGGGGCAAGCTCAGCGATCGTCCGAATATCCGCTTCACCGTATTACCCGCAGCGTTTACGCGAGCAGTTTCACACTAAGGAATGATACCGACAAGCCACTACGTGTCGCTTCCTTGCGTGATCACCGCACGGGAGAAATCTTTTTTACTTCACTTCCGGTATTTCAGATACTGACCGTGACATATGATCTAATCATCATCGGAACTGGTCCGGCGGGGCTCACTGCTGGAATGTACGCGGGCCGTAGCGGTCTCGATGTCCTGTTCTTCGAGAGGGAATCGATCGGCGGCGACCTAGTGAACCGGCACAAGATCCGCTCATACCCTGGATTCCCCGATGGTATCTCTGGCACAGAACTGCGGTCGAAGTTGGTCGCGGCCGCCGAGCAGTACGAATCAGAAGTAAACCTCGAGGCTGTCGAGTCGATCGAACCGGGATCCCCACACGAGGTGCAGGCTGCCAGCGGGACATACGAGGCATCGGCTGTGATTCTGGCGACTGGTGGAAGGGAAGCGTCCCTCGGCGTGCCTGGCGAAGAGGAGTACGAGGGTCGTGGAATATTTCACTGTGCGGCGTGCGATGGACCGCTGTACCGCGACGAGCGGATCGCCGTCGTAGGGGGGCGGAACCACGCGCTCATCGACGCGGTGTTCCTGACCAAGCACGCGAGCGAAGTGGTAATGATCGACTCAAATCCCGAACTTCCCGCCGACGGCACAATCGTTGAGGAGGTGAGTTCACATCCCGATATCGAGCTCCGAACGGGTACGACAGTCACCGAAATCCTCGGGAGCGACGGCCTCGTCGACGGCGTCGAAGTCGTCGACAATGATGGAGACACGGAAGCGATCGAACTCAGTGGCGTGAACGTGAATGTTGGCATCGTTCCGAACACTGAGTTCGTCGCCGAAACCGTCGAACGCAACGAGGACGGACAGGTCGTCGTCGACGATCGGCTGGAAACCTCGGTATCTGGAATCTTCTCCGCAGGAGATATCCGCTCGGGAAGTCCGACGGAGATCGCTGCCGCGACCGGTGACGGTGTCACGGCGCTGTCCGCGGCTAAGGAATACATCGTCGAATCAGCCGACCCCCGGTAG
- a CDS encoding universal stress protein, whose amino-acid sequence MTILAAVDENERSKKVIEVAHDLATRYDDTLAVLHVIPTDEFNDHTKAIREIPEFQDFSMSDEVEGAERFARKFALETIPDLDTSMLDPRGRVGEIADEIVAEAGQEDPRFLVISGRRRSPTGKALFGNTTQQILLNVDCPVVTQMEQF is encoded by the coding sequence ATGACGATACTCGCCGCTGTTGACGAAAATGAGCGATCGAAAAAAGTGATCGAAGTTGCACACGATCTTGCAACGAGGTACGACGACACGCTCGCTGTGTTGCACGTAATCCCCACTGACGAATTCAACGACCATACGAAGGCAATCCGTGAGATTCCTGAATTCCAAGACTTTTCGATGAGCGACGAAGTAGAAGGTGCTGAACGATTCGCTCGGAAGTTCGCTCTTGAAACTATCCCGGACCTCGACACGTCGATGCTTGATCCACGCGGCCGGGTTGGTGAAATCGCCGACGAGATAGTCGCTGAAGCGGGACAAGAGGATCCAAGGTTCCTCGTAATCAGTGGACGCCGTCGGTCACCGACTGGGAAGGCACTATTTGGAAATACCACCCAGCAGATCCTGCTCAACGTCGACTGTCCAGTGGTTACTCAGATGGAACAGTTCTAG
- a CDS encoding amidase gives MERISSVVLHDEPLAEVTDNLRRGRTELDAYVEKLDSRAAVIDPEVQAFVSDVNQWERVRERASELDDQYPSAGARPPLYGVPVGVKDIFHVNAFETRAGSDLPPEVLTGSEGAAVARLRDAGAIILGKTETTEFASSEPGPTRNPHNTNHTPGGSSSGSAAAVASGLCPLALGTQTIGSIGRPAAFCGIVGVKPSYNRIPTDGLIPSSPSVDTVGYFTQDVEGAQLTAALLCEDWRSLAPQDEPTLGIPDGPYLDQATESGHAAFEGHVDRLAAAGYDIERVTVLKDISAVNKRHKQLVAAEMAVAHEGFYQEYSDQYADSTHDLIERGRNLTTAELARGRHGRKQLRSKLETRMDEANIDVWIAPAALGPAPSGLEDTGDPVMNLPWTYAGLPTVGLPAGKTESGLPLGIQCATRYGADEDLLVWVDGITSGLQYDRE, from the coding sequence GTGGAGAGGATTAGTTCAGTCGTGCTGCACGATGAACCACTGGCGGAAGTTACTGACAACCTACGACGCGGCCGTACCGAGTTGGATGCTTACGTTGAGAAATTGGATTCCAGAGCTGCGGTGATCGACCCAGAGGTCCAAGCCTTTGTCTCAGACGTAAACCAGTGGGAACGTGTTCGTGAGCGTGCATCCGAACTGGACGATCAATACCCCTCAGCAGGGGCACGGCCACCGTTATATGGTGTCCCGGTCGGAGTGAAGGATATCTTTCACGTTAATGCCTTCGAGACGCGGGCCGGATCCGACCTCCCTCCAGAGGTTCTAACAGGTTCGGAGGGGGCAGCCGTGGCTCGACTGAGAGACGCTGGGGCAATCATCCTCGGGAAGACCGAGACCACCGAGTTCGCATCTTCTGAGCCTGGACCGACACGCAACCCCCACAATACGAACCATACCCCTGGCGGATCAAGTAGCGGATCTGCAGCCGCAGTCGCCAGCGGACTCTGCCCACTCGCACTCGGTACGCAGACGATCGGATCGATCGGTCGTCCAGCCGCCTTCTGTGGAATCGTCGGCGTCAAACCGAGTTATAACCGTATTCCGACCGACGGGTTGATTCCATCTTCTCCGTCAGTCGATACTGTCGGATACTTCACACAGGACGTGGAAGGTGCACAGCTCACAGCGGCGCTTCTCTGTGAGGACTGGCGATCACTCGCACCTCAAGACGAACCGACTCTCGGTATCCCTGACGGACCTTATCTCGATCAGGCGACCGAGAGTGGCCACGCGGCATTTGAAGGCCACGTTGACAGACTGGCGGCAGCAGGGTACGATATCGAGCGGGTCACTGTCTTGAAGGACATCTCGGCGGTCAACAAACGGCACAAACAACTTGTGGCTGCCGAAATGGCAGTCGCTCACGAGGGGTTTTATCAAGAATATAGCGATCAGTACGCGGATTCGACTCACGATCTCATCGAGCGTGGACGAAATCTGACGACGGCGGAACTCGCTCGCGGCCGACACGGACGAAAACAACTCCGCTCGAAGCTCGAAACTCGGATGGATGAAGCCAACATCGATGTATGGATTGCGCCGGCAGCTCTAGGGCCTGCGCCTTCAGGCCTTGAGGACACTGGTGATCCCGTGATGAACCTACCCTGGACGTATGCGGGCCTTCCGACCGTGGGACTCCCTGCTGGGAAGACTGAGAGTGGACTTCCGCTTGGAATACAGTGTGCAACGCGATACGGTGCCGATGAAGACCTGTTAGTATGGGTAGACGGAATCACTTCTGGGTTACAATATGACAGAGAGTGA